ACCTCAGGGGTCCAGACTCTGGGTGAACCAGGTGGTCTTGGGGATTGTGCCCACATCTCCAAGGGAGCAGAAAGGGTCTGGCTCAGCTGGAGCCATGAACATGATGGGTCAGCAAGAATCTGGAGCCAGAGGGGCCCTTGGGTTCCAGCTGACCGTCTGCTCACACATCTCATGATGGGGAGCTCATCACCTTACGAAGAGCCTCTTTCACCCTGTGACCACTCTGACCCCAGAAGGCACCTCCTTGTGGGACCCTGGTGTCAGCCTCCTCACCCGATCTAGGGGTACCTGCCTCTAAGAGGTGTGGGCCCTGGGGTGGGCTCAAAGCCACCCCTGCCCGTGCCCCAAAGCCTGGCCTGCTCTGAGAGTTCGCCCCCCGAGTCTGCAGGAGGGAGGGGTGATGGCATCCTGCTGGCTTAAACATGGACGTGTGGACGTCAGACACACAGACGCTTCCCAAAGGTAAATGTCTACTCTCAGAGACAACTCTGCTTTGAGACAGAGAACATTTTCCTACAAGAAAACTGCAAATCCAGCCTCCTTGGCTCCCTTTGTTCACCCCTCTACCTTTAGAAGCATCCCCCCACCTCAGAGGCCCAGTTGCCATCTCTGTCTCAGTGACCTGCCCTTATAGCCATCAACCCAGATCAAGTCCCACCCCTGCCAGGAAACAGCCTCCCATGAGGACTAGTCTCCTCAACACCCACATTGTCCGGAGCCTTCTTGGGCCACCTCTGCCTTCTCACACATCTGTTTATTGAttgattatttattcattccatcAATGCACATTCCTTCCCTTGCCCCTAAGCTGGACACCTCCCACCCCCTGGACCAGCCCAAGGGGTTGCCATTCTGTCCCTCAGTACCCTTATCTACTTTTCTGCCAGCTGGCCCCTTCTCTTTGCTCTCGGGTGCCCCTCATCTTGCGCAGCCGCTGTCTGCAGGGTGACCCTGGGGTGCTCCAGCTGCATCCCCGAGAAGCCGACCCCACCCGCGTTGCGTCCCTGGCAGCACTCTGTGTTTGTCAGGCGGCGATGTAGGGGCGGGGGTCTGAGCGGGGCCCAGGAGGGACTGTGGGCGCGCGGCCGGGCGCGGGGCGGCGGTGACCTTGGCCGGGGGCGCGGGTCCCGGGGGAGGGGCGGAGCGCGGCGCCCGGCGGCGGGCGGGGACGGGCGGGGacgggcgcgggcgcgggcgcggCGGCGGCGAAGGCAGCtcgggcgggcggcggcgggcgtGCGGGGGGCGGCGGCGCCCAAGCGGACACGGAGCCGGTCAGCAGCAGCCGCGGCGGCGCCGCAGGGACGAGCGCCCAGGTAGGTGAccagggcggggggcggggggcgccggGGCCCGCTGCATCACCCCGCGAGGCCCGCAGGTCCTCTCCCCGCGCGCCCCTCCTTTGTCTGAGCCCCACCCTCCGCGGCCGCGGGGCTGGGCCCTCCTCCCCGCCGAGCCCTCCACCGGAACCCCCTCCCCAGTCCGGCCGGGCCCTGGCTGGGCCTCCCTCCACGCGCCCACCTTGGACAGCTCCCTTTTGGCATCACCCCTCCCCCATGGTACTGACCGGGAGCCCTTCGACCAAGCCAGCCCCTCCGGCCCACCGCAGCCCCTCGGTCCCGCCGTCAGGGCCTCTCCAGGAGGAGTCAGGTGGGCCCCGAGCCGGTCTGTTCCGACCACACACCCATTCAGCCCTTCTGCTCCCTCTCCAAGCCAAGCCCCTCATCCAGGAGCCCCTCCTCCGGtggacaccccctcccccaccacttaGATCCTCCTTGGGCTAAGGGGAGCCCCTGGGCTGGCCTCCCCCGACAGGCCCCTCTAGAGCAGGCCCTCTGTCATCAAACCCCTCATTGGTCAGGTAGTCCCTACTAAGTCAGACCCCCTTGGGGcagccagcccctgcccccaggccctcccctGAGCTGGGCCTGCTTTCTTGCACCTAAGGTCGCTCCAACCTTCCTCGCTGGACTCCAGGGCCCAGGACTGGGCAGATTCGTCTGGCCTGGGAGTCTCAAGGTGGGCTGCCTTGCACAGGGGAAGGACCCCAGGCCTTGCAGCCAACTAGGGCCAGTTCAAACCCTGCTGTACTCGGCCACCTCTCTGCTGTGACCTTGAGCCTGTGCCACCCCCTCTGGAGCCTCGGTGCCCatggccccctcctcctcccaccccagcccaggggAGGTGAGGGCGGGATTCAAATGGCACTCAGGGAGGCTCCTGGCGTGGGTTTGGGGGTTATGGAATGGGCCTCCCAGTCAGGGATCCCAGGCCCCCATGGACCCCTCCTGGAGGACACCCCTGTGGACATGCCCAGAAACCTTCTGGGGGGTCTGCACTCAGTGCAAGGCAAGGGCTGGGTTGGGCCAGCCGAGCCAATGGTTTACCAGCCACCCCAGATCCCTCGGCCAGTCTGGGCGGTGCCCAGCTGCCAAGTACTGAGCCCACTTCTCGGGGTGCTCACCCAGGAGAGGGCAGTAACTGCAGAGCAGGCTGCCAGCCTCACCAGCCACTGCCCCCCAATGCTATGCATGTCACCGAGATGCCTAACGGTCCCCCATGAGTTAGAGCTGCTAAAGCTCCTACAAGTTTGCCTGGCACGTCATTTGTGGGGCCTGTGTCAGCCGTTAGCTTCACTGTCTGTCTTTTTCCGACAAACCTGTTACTTTTGATCACTGAGAACGTGACTTCCCTACCCGCCACCAGCCAGGTGCTTTACATCCTGGGTCCTTGAGATGGAGAATCATGTCTGTCCATCTTTACTGAGGGCTCTTGTGTGCCAGGCACCCGGCCAAGGGCTTTCTCCAGCGTCTGACACTCTTTGTCCCAGCACCTCCATGGAATGGGTGCTGCAACTGCTCACATTTCACAGATGGcaacactgaggctcagggacaTCAATTTACTTACTAGGGTTTTCATTGCCAGGTTCACGTCATTGGATCTTGCATACTAcctgcccacccccgccccataCCTGAGGGCAGTAGCACGGCCAGGGGGGCAATCTTGCCATGTCTTCTCTGTCTCATTGTGGACACACCCCTCCATGCTGAGGGACCCTTAGAGATGGctgagaggaggcagggaaggggatGCTGCTGTTTCTATAGATAAGGATGCAGATACTGGAGACAGGATTCCTGCCTTCTCGCCCCCAGGCCACAGTTCTTCCCCCACGGTCATCATTTTAGGAATTGCTGTAATGTGTGACCTCCCGAGGTCACTGGACCTCTCTGAGCACAGAggtggggacagaggatgagaggactCCCTCGCAGAGAGTTCTGTTCCTACGGACACATCAGACCTGGGTGGCAGGCCAGACTATAGTCTGGGTTTGGAGTTTAGGAAGTGGGGGTTTCTCTAGGCTaagtttagttttctcatctacaacCTGGAAAACTGGCTTTATGATTTGCAAAATTTTGGACCTCTCGCGCCAGGATCACACTTAGGGGATGTGGGAAGGAGAGCAGCTTTAAAATGCAAGTTCCCAGAACTGTGGCCCTGGACCAAAGGATTCACTGCTTCCAGGGCTGAGGCCCTGCCATCTGCATTTTAGATACCCCACCATGCAGCTCGCATGGGCTTGAGGGAGAGCAGAGAGCCTGTGATGGCTGGAGACAGGCACCACTTCACCTGTTTTGCAGAGGAGAAAACACTCAGGGTGGCAAGGCAGCTTGCCCCAGTCACAGATCCAGGGAAAAGCCAGTGcctcctgggggctgggggagcgcACAGGTGGAGGAAGCTGCGGGTGTGCACCCCATGCCGGCATCTCCACGCTCCTTCCAGTCAAGTCTTTCCACACCCCGAAAGGAGCTCAAGCCCCATATTTCATTGAGGGAAAGCAGACAGGCAGAGGGTGCAGTTCTGAATGGCAAAGTCAACCAGATCAACGGGGAGGCAGGAGAAATGctgcctcctccaagaagcctacCCCTCTCACTCCCTCCCAACCTGGGTGGGCCTTTTGCATCTGACACTCCTCTCTGTGCAGGGTCGGTCTGGGGTTCTAGCAGCCGCAGCTGCGAGCTCTCCCGGCCCCGCCCCACACCCCCGTGTGGAAGATGCCTGAACAGAGCAACGACTACCGAGTGGTGGTGTTCGGGGCGGGCGGCGTGGGCAAGAGCTCGCTGGTGCTGCGCTTCGTCAAAGGCACGTTCCGGGACACCTACATCCCCACCATTGAGGACACCTACCGGCAGGTCATCAGCTGCGACAAGAGTGTGTGCACACTGCAGATCACTGACACCACGGGCAGTCACCAGTTCCCGGCCATGCAACGGCTGTCCATCTCCAAGGGCCATGCCTTCATCTTAGTCTTCTCGGTCACCAGCAAGCAGTCGCTGGAGGAGTTGGGCCCCATCTACAAGCTCATCGTGCAGATCAAGGGCAGCGTGGAGGACATCCCCGTCATGCTGGTGGGCAACAAGTGCGACGAGACCCAGCGGGAGGTAGACACCCGCGAGGCCCAGGCTGTGGCCCAGGAGTGGAAGTGCGCCTTCATGGAGACTTCGGCCAAGATGAACTACAACGTCAAGGAGCTCTTCCAGGAGCTGCTCACGCTGGAGACGCGCCGGAACATGAGCCTGAACATCGATGGCAAGCGCtccagcaaacagaagaggaCAGACCGCATCAAGGGCAAATGCATTCTCATGTGAGCCAGAGAGTCCGCCACCGCCGCCAGCACCCCTTTGTCCCGGGCATGGGCCTCTCCCCAAGTCCTgtgccctcttcctcctccctttctcctcctctcctggcctccctcccacttcttCCACTTCTCTCCCTTCATCCACCATCTCCagcggggaaactgaggccttgcCAAGCCTGTGGCAGATCTGGGCTTGTGGCAACCCAGCTCTGTTGCATCACTCTGCTGTTCCCTCCCTCTTTGCTCCAACCCCCCATCCTGTCTGTATCCCTGGAAGGCAAGTGCTGGAGGTGGCCCCCATGATCTGCACGTGGGAAATCAGGCAGTAGGGAGGAAGCTGTTTGTCCCCATCTGGACTGAGGACGCCggtttttttccccatctccGTGTCTGCCACTCCTGCCCCTTCCCCTTGGGTCCCCCCATTAGATCACTGTGACcttgctggggaggagggagttgAAATGCACATGGACCtcagattttgttttctcctaTTTGGTGTTTAACATACACTCCCCTCCCGCTTCCATCCCTCATGACCTCTGACCTGGGCCCCCCCAACCCAGGTCCCAGACCACTCCTCTCGTCCCCGTCCCCACAGCTTGGTGGGGGGCTTTGCGGGCTGGGTCTCAGGCTGCCAGGCAATAACCAAACAGGGCCCTCAGCAGTGCCCCACCAGCCCGGAATCCCACTCCACACCCGGCCTGGGCCTGGGGTGCAGGCAGAGGAGGCCCAGAACCAGCCAATGGCCACAGCACAACTCCAGGAGACTGTCTGGGATGAATATGGAGGGCCTTCCTGGACacagcccatggacagagaacaaGGGGAGGGGGAGCCGGACCCTGTCAGAGGCAGGCATCTGGACCCAGCACTAGCAGGGTCTGTGGGGCTGGAGGCAGAGCTCTGCCCAACCTGTTGCCTCCCACCTACTAGGCCATGGGGGCTGCCCAGGAAGGCATGTGTCCTGGAGTCAGGGTGTGCCCGCCACCCTGAGATTATGTTTTTGTAAGTGTCTAGATGACACCACACTCATGGGACCCGGTGAGGCTGTGTCAGCCAGTGTGAAGGTGACCTGTAGGCCTAGGGTGGTgggggagaatcccatgggatgATGAACTGGGTACCTTGGTGTGCTGGGCGGATGGCTTATGTCTAAGCACGTATGGGGAGGCTCCTGTGTGTGTGACAGTATGCAGTGTGATCACAGTGTAGGGTGTATGGAGATGTGGGTCGTGTGGTTGCCAACAGGACTGGACACTTGTGATGGGTGACCTTGGCACCTGTAAGAGTGTGGCTGTACATGGCTGCATTTTTGGGTGTTGGGTGATGTGATTTATTAATAGCAGAAAGCATTGGTAAACCTTTTTGTCCTGACTGAGGAATGCCACGCCTGTTTCACTCTGTAGTAAGGTGTCTCTTAGCCTGACATCTGTATCCATCAGCTGTTGCTAGGGAACACATGACCACAAACTCAGCAACTTGCAACAGCATGCATTTGTGGCCTCATCTGAAGGCATGACCAGGGATGGACCCACATCCCAGCTCATGTGCTCGTGGGCAGCATTCAGTTGCCTGTGGTCTTGGGATGGAGGGTCTCAGCTGCCTGCCTCCTGGGCCTCTCCCTGGAGCCATTTAGCAGCACTGGTGTCATGAGGTGTCATGAGGTGTCATGGTGTgaggaagctgtgtgtgtgtgtgtgtgtctgtgtgtgtgtgcatgcacacatatgagAGAGAGGCCCTGTGGCTGTTGTCATGTGACCACGCGGACTGTATGTGGGTGAGAGGGACTGTTTGTGTCCATCTTGGTAGCAGTGTGTTTTTTCCCCTTGCGTCTGTGTGGCTGTTCATTCCGCAAATATTTACTGGgtacactgtgtgtgtgcatatgcacgTGTGTGTCACTGCCCGGCATGTGGACAGGCCCATGGAAGAACAGGTAACATCCTATTTGGGTATAGCTGAACCCCCCTGGCCTGTGGTGGGTCCAGGGCCCACAGCAACTGGTGTTGACCCCTCCCACTTGAAGGTGCCAGAGAaagtggggctgggtgggggtctGCAGCCCTTTCTCAGGGACACACCCTGATAGCACAATCTCCCTGGGGCCCTGCCCGCCTCCAGGCCTCTcctgccccaggccctgccccgACCCTGGGGGACAGAGGGGTTCTGGGGACCGTGCCAGGCCATGCTTGCTGTGATCCCGCCCCTGCCCCTTTGCCCCCTCGCATGTGGGTGTCCCCCTGCCCCCCGTTGTGGGGTCTGTGTAGCATTCACTTTAGAAATAGTCTTCCTGCAATAAAGTCGTGGATTCCACATTCCCCACCAGTGCGCCttctttgggggtggggaagtTAGCTCGCCACCTGGAAAGGATGAGGGACTGGAAAGATGGGGAGGTGTGGGGCGGGGTTGAGGGAGGGGGCTGACTCTGGGGCACCGTGGGGACATTTCAGTGCTTCTCCTCTATGGTCCCCACCAGAGATCTCACAGGCCCTGCTGGACCCAGTACTTATTGCAGTCAATGGAAGGGCTCTAGCAGGCATGATGACCCCCATATTATGTGGGGGGGAAAACCTGCAGGGCCTCAGCTTTCCTATCTGCTAAATGGCTCAGGACAGAGtttgcaaatttattttcttttaactttatttatttatttgactgcactgggtcttagttgtggcacgtgggatctctaGTCGAGGCACGTGGGGTCTagctcaaacccaggcccccggcACTGgcagctcggagtcttagccactgaactaccaggcaAGTCACCAAGTTTGCCAATTGATAAGTGGGGCTGGGACTAGAGGGAGAAACATTGAAATGTCCCCACGGTGCCCCAGGGTGAGGAGAATGAGGCTCTTTCCACgggtaagggaaaaaaaatactcaagtcatctagatatatattttaatgcaatatttaatGCAAAGGAATCCATGATGAGCAAAATATCGCTATTTGAAATAAAGATAGGATCTGACAGGGCTGGGGCTAGAGGGTAGCAAGGGAGCTGGTGTGCACAAACACAGAATCAAATCTTGTCTTTCTTTAAAACTGTAGTTATTTTGTTCACCATGGattatttctgcatttatttttaatttttaaaatatgacatttatggggaattccctgccagtccagtggttaagatgctgagcttccaatgcaaggggcgcaggtttgatccctgataggggaactaagatcccacaagctgcacgccctgtggccaaaaataaaaaaagacatttatatagtatttatcttgATAGTGAATGTTTGGGGACACCCTTTTAGGTTCTAGATTTCAGAAAAGTGTCTCACTTCCcttgccccagccctgcccgAATCTGTCTTTGGGGTCACTGGCAATCAGTCCCTTCACCTGACAGTTGAAGGAATTGCCAGACCTAATTTTTCAAGAGCTCCTGGAAATCTGAATTTCTTTTCATGAAACATCCTAGTTTTTCAATTTTGGCAgcaaatttagaatttttataggATTTGGCGGCCACATCTTGTCTTGGGGCCACCAGTTTGCCACCCTTGTTCAGACAGTAATTCCTCCTGAGGGATGGAGCTGGGGAAGGAGATGCAGTCCCCAGATCTCTGATTCTGTCTGTGCACTGCAGGGAGTGAGCAGGGAGATTCCTGCGGGGATGACAGCAGCCCTGGGGGGCCCAGCTGGTAGGCCAGCAGTTCAGATCATAGAGTAACAGTGTTGCATAAAGTTCCTGATGTCCCACAGTACAATGGCTTCATCCTCCTGTATGAGAAACTCTCCTCTCCAAGACTGCTgtatacttctattttttttattttttttttttttgctgtatacTTTTAGAGACACACCAAATGCTTCCCAACACCACCAGGGGAGCATGTCAACAATGCACACTCCAGGGGTCCAGTTAGCTTCAGGATTCTGATTCATTCCATCTAGGTGAGGGCTGGTAAATTTGCATTTTACAATCAAGACTCAGGAGTTAGGATATTATGAAACCCTGGAGAGGGTTGGGCGAATAACCTTGAGTTtgacctctctgagactcagtttccaccTCTGTAAAACGGGGATAATATCATTTCTCCTCCTAGCCTTATGCAAACAATTCAAGGAGAGGGAGCAGTTATTATCATTGTCCGGAGGTCAAGCGACAGATCGGGAGGGGACGTTCTTATGCCCAAGTGAGCTAGGATA
The nucleotide sequence above comes from Bos indicus isolate NIAB-ARS_2022 breed Sahiwal x Tharparkar chromosome 7, NIAB-ARS_B.indTharparkar_mat_pri_1.0, whole genome shotgun sequence. Encoded proteins:
- the DIRAS1 gene encoding GTP-binding protein Di-Ras1 codes for the protein MPEQSNDYRVVVFGAGGVGKSSLVLRFVKGTFRDTYIPTIEDTYRQVISCDKSVCTLQITDTTGSHQFPAMQRLSISKGHAFILVFSVTSKQSLEELGPIYKLIVQIKGSVEDIPVMLVGNKCDETQREVDTREAQAVAQEWKCAFMETSAKMNYNVKELFQELLTLETRRNMSLNIDGKRSSKQKRTDRIKGKCILM